The uncultured Dysgonomonas sp. genome contains the following window.
GGAAATATCTGTCAATCCGGGAACACATACCAATATGACCCATTGTTTTCTGGCTACGGATGTAGAAAAGATATCGGAACAGAATCTGGAAGCTACCGAAGATATATCTGTACATTTATTATCAGCAGACGAACTTGTGACGTTATTGAAGAAGGATAGTATCAAGCAGGCTGTTCAGGCTGCTCCATTATGGAAATATATAGCTGAGAATCATTTGATTTGAGAAAACCTATTCTAAATTAGGCCTACAAAAGGCACTTCTATAAAATAAGAAAAGGTTGTCATCCCGAAGTCCAATCGTGAATTGTAACTTGCTATAATTCAGTATCATTAAAACCTTATAAGTCCAAAATGCCAATATCCGACAAAAAAACGCAACGTAGACTCGGTTAATACTATAATTTTTACGCCTGACAAATATATACAATATTTCTCACATTAAACAGCTTAAAATGAAGTATCAGCGTTAGAGTAATCATTAACACTTCTACATTAGAAAAATGCCAACAAAAATAGTTTTCCCCTTTATTCATCGTCTTTTCTATAAATTCCGGGAGAAGCCTTAAAGGATATTTTTATCTTGGCTTTTTCTAATGATACTTGCCCATTTTTAGGATTTCTAACAAACCTTTCATCTTGTTTTTTAGCTTTAAAAGTACCAAAGTTTGAAAACGTTAGTGAATTACCGTTTGTTAATTCTGTAGACATCGCATTTAACAAGATTTCTAAATAAGCATGTAAAGTTTGTTGAGGTACTCCACTGGTCTCCGATGCTATTTTGATTAGCTGCTTCTTATTCATAAATATACTATTTATACTTTGTGTAGTATCACAAAGGTTGGTCAATCTTTCTTAATTGGACAAACTACAAAGTTAATCAAAAATAAGCGGCAGATGAACGTTTATAATTCACCTGCCATTGCTATTTTGCTTTTTAAAATCTTAAAGTATCTGTTATGAATCTATTAAGGAAATTGAATATGTTTTTTATTTATATCTTTTTTGTACAGGAATAATATGAACTTCTATTCTGTCATCTTCCATAATACTTTTTATACCCTGATATATAGTCATTGCTTCAATTCCTGCAATCTTCAGTGCTTTTAGCGTTATATGATCTTCTATTAAAGTCATATAATCCCGCTCAGTTAGAGTAACACATTTTTCTTTGTCCTTTTTCAGTATTGCCATTGTCGTATAATAATAGAAAGCCCCTTAGTCTTCGCAGATATAGAGGCTATGTTACTTATTTCCAAAATCCGAAGGTATTTCACCCCATTCTTTTTTATTCCAGTGCAATATAGTAATACGGTCTACTTGTTCGGCAAATGCTTTTAAAAAAACTTCTGCTTTCAGTAAATCGTTATTTACTTTTTTAGATGCTGTCTTCTTTGCTTTAACCCAGGACAGGGCGGTTTGACTGTCGGTATAGATGATTTTATGGATGTAATTATTCTCTATAATGTACTTTATAGCATGAACAACACCTAAAAACTCACCGATATTAACGGTTTGAAATCCTAAGTCAATCAAGAATAATTGTTCTCCTGAAACTAAGTCAATTGCCCTGTACTGCGTTTTCTTGTTGTGAATGGAATGAGCAGCATCTGTTGCAATTCCTTTTTGCGGCTGCACTATGCTACTTACTTTTTGACGTTTTGATATAATACCCATCCTTTTTCATGGACTTAATAACAACGGTAGCCTCTTTACTAAACTCCTCGATTACCTGAGATAGATTTTCAATGTCAGTTCGTGAGTTCAGAAGTTCAATCACTCCTTCAACCGTGCTACTAGAGGGAGATTTTCCATCTTTGGGATCGAAATAGATTATTTTGTTTCCGAATGAAACTGTAACCTGATAAACTGCGTTACGAACAATGTTTTTTTCAATTTTTGCTTTAAATTCGATTGGTATTGCGGACACAACTACATATCCTTTACTGTTGTGCATCGACTTTAGCTCTACCTCATACAAAACATTGGGCAATACTACATCCTTTAAGTCTGAAGACAGTACACAGATTTGTTTTCCGTACACCGAGCCCTCCCTAACTCCTTTAAGTTTTTTAGTTTTAGAATGCCGGGATACAAAGCCGATAAGCTCACCCGACTGTTCTGATTTCGCAAATTTGATTTGCGACTTTTCAAGTGCCATAAATTAAATCCTGTTCTCATAAAACCTATAACTTTCAATTAACAAACTGATATTTCATTCATTTTATTAGATGCAAATTTAGACTAATTAATGTCGAAATACAAATAAAACATCATACATATACAGTTGTATAAATAAATGAAATATACATAGTTACTGATTTTCTAACGCACTCTATTTTCTTCTGAAAAATGGCTAAAACGTTCATCGGTTTCTGAGATATCGAACAACCCATAGCACTTCCAGTACCTGTAAATCCTTTCATTACCATTACTATAGTAAATATCGGAGTGTTTAAGATATTGGCAGCCTTGTTTTGTGTTAGGGTCGTACCAAGCAGCACTATTTTTAATTTGAGGATTATTGCCTATATGGATATTCCTATCAAACTAGTCCCCTAGTTCTTAATCAAATTGACCCCTTGTAGTTCTTATCAGAAGTATTGATATTAAGTATTGATTTTTCATGTAGATAATGATTCATTATGGGGTATATTTCACTTAATATTATTTCACAAAAATAAACATTTATTTATATTCATCATTAACTTTTTGTTTTCTTAACGACTCACCATATAGTTCAACTCTTAAAGATTGATGTACTAACCTGTCAAGTACGGCATCAGCAACTGTTTTTTCTCCAATAACATCATACCACTCTTTTACCGGTATCTGTGAGGTAATAATTGTTGATTTTTTTCCATACCTGTCTTCTATGACATCCAACAGGTTCATCCTGGCTGTAGCATCGAAGGGTTGTAAGCCAAAGTCATCCAAGATTAACAGGTCCATTCTTTCAATCTTTCTCAGTTCGGTCAGTATAGTAGCTTTTGCTTTGGCGGACTTAAGTAGTCCCATCAGGCGGGCTGTATTAGAGTACATGACCTTAAAGCCTCTCTGACAGGCTTCGTATCCTAAAGCCGTTGCCAGATAGGTCTTACCTGTTCCTGTGCTTCCTGTTATAAAAACATCCTTTTGGGTTGTAATAAAACTAAGATCGGCCAAGCGTTGAACCTGATTCTTATCGAGTCCTCTTTCTACCGAGAAGTTTAATTCCTCAATAGAAGCCTTGTGACGGAAGTTAGCTTGACGTATGGCTCTTTCTATAGCTCTGTTACGCCTATCATCCCATTCGCTGACAACCAGCCAGGAGATAAACTGGTCGATAGTCATACTCTCTTTTTGGGTGGTCTCAAGACTGGTCTTAAAGGCATTGAACATTCCTCTTAGGCGTAGTAATGTCATCTTCTCCAGGGTTTCTTTATTCATTTCCATATTTTATTCTATAAATGATTTTATCTGTTTTAATTAATTGTAATAATCTTTGCCTCTTATATTTTTATGATTAGGAACTTGGCTGTCATTTTCCGTTTCATCCTCTAATGGAACCTGATCCTGACCGCTGGAAAGGATATTTTCGATACTCGGATAGCTGTACAGACCGTAACTGTCAGCCCATCTGCAAGCATTGATAAGGCGTCTTTCTCCAACTCTGCGGGCAAAGCTGAGGATACCACGGGCAGACTTATAAGCTTGTTCGGGATGAGCTTTGGACTCCATGACTTTACGGATATAGATTCCCACATCACTATGGATCGCATTAGCTTCTGTTATAAACTTTTCTTCGTTCCAATCCGTATACTCCCTATGATGGGAAGCCAGATGATCTTTATCGGTAGTGTATTTAAAGCGGGCATAAGAACGTGGATGTTCCGCTAGCTTTTCATAGCGATAGTAAATCTCAACCACAGAAGATGTGTAAAGTATCTTCACTTTCTTGCCGATATATTTACAAGGGACACTGTAATAATGAGCATCTTCACTCATACGTACATGACCATTCTTCATTACGGTTACTATAGCCTGTTCCTTTAGCTCATAGCGGATAGGATTAAGCCTTCTTAAAGTCATTCGCTCAATCTCTTCAAACTGATCTCTGCGAGAGTAGCTGCGACCTGAGAAGGGTGCATTGTTATGAACTTCTAAAGCAACTCTGATAGCTGCATTTAAACTCTTGAGGTCATGGAAGACCCTGTCTTCGAGTCTCAGATATATACTGCGATAGATTAATTTGACCGCTCCCTCAACCAGTGCCTTATCTCGAGGTTTGTAGGCTCGGGCCGGGATAACACTGCAAGCATAATGGTCTGCAAAGCTGGCGAAGTCTTCGTTTATGACAGCTTCGTATTTACTGCTCTTGGTTACCGCTGAACGCAAATTATCGGGAACAATGACCTGAGGAACGCCCTCCAGGTATTGAAGCGTATGTTCGCAGGCTGAGATAAGGTCGTGTTTACGTTGACTGGCTACTGCCTCTACATAGGTTAGTTGGCTGCAGGGAAGGATCGCGACAAAAACTTCAACGGGGATAATTTCTCCGGTATCAATACTAACAATGGAAAGTTTTTGACCCGCAAAGTCAATGTAGAGTTTATCCCCTGCCTTGTGCTCCAGATGCATCACACTAGCATGTGTCTTCTCGTAGATCTGGATATGACGGCAAAAGCCGGAACGGGAGTAACCATCGGGGTACTTAGCCTTATATTCCTGGTGGAGCATCTCTTTCGTGACTCCTTTGCGTTTTAGGCGTTTACAATAGATGGGCAGTAAACGATCTAAAATCTCTTGTTTGCTACTTACCGGAACCTCCGGCTTATCCTGTAATAGTGATTGCAGCTCCAAATCACTCAGAGCCAAGGCTGTCTCAAAGTCTAATTTTGACTCCGCTAAACGGGAGAGATATTTTTTTACCGTATTACGGGCAATGCCAACCAAACTGCTGATAGCTTTAAGACCTTTGCCCTGACTGCGAAGCCGGAGTACTTGACGTGTTTTTTGCATACTGATTGTTTTATTTGCCATAAGTAAACATCCTTTAAATCTTAATTTTTGTTTAAAGAATGATATTATCTTACAATCTACAATCAATACTTTATCCCTTTTTTCAAGGGGTCAACTTCAATAGGAATAAGGGGTCAGTTTCCGTAGGAATAACTGATCAATTTGGATTGGACTAAAGGGGGCATTTTTAGTAGGATTTTCCACCTATGTAGTAAATACCTATAAGCTGGCTGGAATGACGTATTTGATAAAAATAGATGCAAACGAATTCGAACCCAATAAAAAAACGAATAAATGAAAGAATATATAGCGGAGTCCGGCGGACGGTATACTTATTCAGATGATATATCAAACTTACAGGAGCTGGCATTGAGTATGACATCCATATTCGATGCATGTTCGAATTTTATAATTTCAGGTTGTGAGGTAAACGGAGCTAACATTTCTCCGGGTTATGTGTGGTTAAATGGGAAGATCAGAAGGTATGACGGCTGCAATGATGCCGTTTTCCCTTACTATATCTATGAGATAAACTCAAATGACCCGGTTACTTATGCGAATGAAATAAATAAAAGAGGACGGTGTAATTATTTATGCACCGGAGGAAAGTCCGTTCCGGCTAAGCCGGATACTATTACAAATCTTGTTCCCCGGTTTATTGAGGTTAAAGCGGATTACGCGCCCCGTTTTATCGATAAGTTTATAGGGAAGTACGCGCTTCTGCTTGATTCCCCTTTCTCGAAACAGACTGTAAAGAAAGATTTGGTTGTTGCCGGCAATATTACCGGAGAAAAGAATATCGAGTCAAAGACCGCGATCTCTGTTATAAATGAAAGTACAGGATATTCATTGAAGAATATCGTTAAAGCAACCGGAGGCGGCTCACTAGGTATCTATCAAAACGGATTATTGGTAAATGAACTTGTTATCAATACTAACGGATCGTTCTCATTTTTTAAGCAAGGGGTAGAAATTGCCCGAATCGACAGTAACGGTTTATCGTTCGCAAATTCATCGTCACAGACTGCACATATCGGGGCCCTGGGTATCTATGGCAGTAACATTATTAATACAGCCGATGATGTGAATACCGGTTCTGTAAATGTCAACTATAGCGGATATAAGGAAGGAACGACGCGCTTCAGGAATTTTAATGTGTATAACGGCAAACAAGCCGGAGTCCCGATTTTGCAGGTTGAGGGTGCAACAGACTCAGTGTTTATCCATGGTTTATTATCAGTAAACGGAACCGGTCTTGAGATAAAAAATAAAACATACGATAAAGGAAATAAGTTATTACAGGGCTACATTGACTGGAAAGACAAAGCAAATGATATAATAGGTTTTGCCGGATATAAAGATACTTCAACTTTTGACTTTTGGATACGAAATGCAATCGGAAATATTGTACTATCTACTATCGGATATGTAGATATAATTGGTGAACTGAAAATTAATGGTGTAAACATAAAGGACACCTATGTAAACAAAACTGATTTTACATCAGCCCTTGCAAAAAAAGTAGCTGTGGTTGAAGGTAAACAGTTATCGACAGAAGATTTTACAACGGCCTTTAAGACAAAGCTTAATTCAATAAACAAAGGCAGTATAGCTACTCCTGATGACGGTTTTGCAACCACAGCGGAATTGTCAGGGGAGCTAAATAAAAAGCTATCCGGGAGTGCCAATCTCAGCGATCTGGCTGATAAGGGAACTGCCCGTGTTAATCTGAATGTATATTCAAAGGAAGACGCTAATAGTATGTTCCTGAAAATTACCGGTAATCTGTTAGAGCTGGTGACATTATCTGCAGAAGAGATTAACGGGCTGACAACTGAGCAGGCGCAGGAACTAAAAGCGAAAAAGCAGGCAACTGTAAGAGAGAATATAGATGCTGAGAAAAAAGGAGTGGTTGATCTCAGGCTTGCCAAAACAGCAAACCTGTCTGACGTTCCTGATAAGGTCCAGGCGAGAAAGAACATCAGTGTATATTCCATCAGTGAGGTAGATAAGAAACTGGAAGGTTATCTACAAACGGATGCAGAATATAAAGGGGTTCTTTTTACTGCAGAACACCGGACAAAATTAGAAGGCATCAGGTCGGGTGCTTTTGCTTCTGTAGACGAGTATGAGAATTCCGTAGCCATGAAAGATGGTTATGCAATGGTCGCCGATATCATAAAACAGCTTGAGAAAAAAGCAAACCTGTTACTGGATAATTACACGGATGACCAACGGAAAACGATCTGTACGAACCTGAAAATATATTCAAAAACAGATGCGGATACTACTTTTGCATCAGTTGGCAATATGTTCCAGGATTACATAGCATATCTTGCCAAAGAGGGCAAAACAACAGCTCAGGCCCAAACAATTCTCAGGGACAAACTAAATGTTCCAAGCAAAGAAGATGTCAGTGGCAATTATCTGCGAAAAGACGCTAAACTAACAGATTTGTCCTTGCCGAATGACGATGCGAAAAAGCTGGCATGCCGGACAATCGGAGCTGCGTATGCAGAAGAGTACCAGACAAAACTGAAAGATACCGGTTGGTTACAAATGTCAAATTCCGGAGGAAATACTGATACGAGACAATTATTTGTAAGGCAGATCGGAAACATGGTGTGTATACAAGGAATAATCAATACTGCCAAACGTGATGGTTCGAATCAGGGCGGCACAGTTGCAATAATTCCGAATCAGATAGATCCTCCCAAATACGGTTTAAGCACATCTGCTCAAAGCTTTAATGATGACCATAAGCATAACCGGGGTACAACTTTCGTCCTTAGGGGGAATACAAGGAATATTGTATTATACGAGAGTGGCCATTACAATATAGATACGGAAATTAATTTTAGTTATATGACGTAATATGAAAAAGAAAGTAAACATTCAGCGAGATTTAATAAGCAGGAATGCGATTGAGAATAAGGCCATTCCTGAAATAAAAGCAGTGGCAGTTGTGGAAATTGATAAGCTTACTGAAGAAGTCATACAAGATGACAAAGGCGAAAATGATAAAGAACAGAAGGCAGACCAGGAACCCGAATCTAAAGAGCAAAAGAAAGGAAACGGGAAGGCCAAAAGGAACGCTTAAACGTTTCCGGTTTGAAGAGACCCGGCTGGGGTTCATGCTTAAATATGAGATGCCTGCTGTATATGAGGTAATCATGAGCATGACTCAGCCGTATATGTTATGCGAACCACCTTATTTGCTGATTAAACTTGTATGTGAAAAGTCAGATGACACTTCCCTAAAGAAAAGAAAGTTCATCAGATACCTTGAAGAATATAAGGAACAAGGTTTGTTTTGCAGAAGACCTAAATTATTGACATCGGAACGGAAAAAATATTATGAGGCTATACGAAAAAAAAAAATGAATACTTATATACTGAAGAACAGAGAATCAATTGAACGGTATGGAATCATGAAACAACAGAAAGTATAACCGATATTACATTTCATCTTA
Protein-coding sequences here:
- a CDS encoding HU family DNA-binding protein yields the protein MNKKQLIKIASETSGVPQQTLHAYLEILLNAMSTELTNGNSLTFSNFGTFKAKKQDERFVRNPKNGQVSLEKAKIKISFKASPGIYRKDDE
- a CDS encoding ribonuclease H — encoded protein: MGIISKRQKVSSIVQPQKGIATDAAHSIHNKKTQYRAIDLVSGEQLFLIDLGFQTVNIGEFLGVVHAIKYIIENNYIHKIIYTDSQTALSWVKAKKTASKKVNNDLLKAEVFLKAFAEQVDRITILHWNKKEWGEIPSDFGNK
- the istB gene encoding IS21-like element helper ATPase IstB, with product MEMNKETLEKMTLLRLRGMFNAFKTSLETTQKESMTIDQFISWLVVSEWDDRRNRAIERAIRQANFRHKASIEELNFSVERGLDKNQVQRLADLSFITTQKDVFITGSTGTGKTYLATALGYEACQRGFKVMYSNTARLMGLLKSAKAKATILTELRKIERMDLLILDDFGLQPFDATARMNLLDVIEDRYGKKSTIITSQIPVKEWYDVIGEKTVADAVLDRLVHQSLRVELYGESLRKQKVNDEYK
- the istA gene encoding IS21 family transposase; its protein translation is MANKTISMQKTRQVLRLRSQGKGLKAISSLVGIARNTVKKYLSRLAESKLDFETALALSDLELQSLLQDKPEVPVSSKQEILDRLLPIYCKRLKRKGVTKEMLHQEYKAKYPDGYSRSGFCRHIQIYEKTHASVMHLEHKAGDKLYIDFAGQKLSIVSIDTGEIIPVEVFVAILPCSQLTYVEAVASQRKHDLISACEHTLQYLEGVPQVIVPDNLRSAVTKSSKYEAVINEDFASFADHYACSVIPARAYKPRDKALVEGAVKLIYRSIYLRLEDRVFHDLKSLNAAIRVALEVHNNAPFSGRSYSRRDQFEEIERMTLRRLNPIRYELKEQAIVTVMKNGHVRMSEDAHYYSVPCKYIGKKVKILYTSSVVEIYYRYEKLAEHPRSYARFKYTTDKDHLASHHREYTDWNEEKFITEANAIHSDVGIYIRKVMESKAHPEQAYKSARGILSFARRVGERRLINACRWADSYGLYSYPSIENILSSGQDQVPLEDETENDSQVPNHKNIRGKDYYN